Genomic segment of Orenia marismortui DSM 5156:
TTAATTTTAAATTATTCTATACTGATGATGTAGATATCCAACCTTCGCACCCCAAGAATATTTCCTCGGAAAAATCATCCGCGGGGCATGGTAAAAATAAGATTTTAATTTACTTTTTAGAGTTGTTTATATACATGTCTTAAATACACAAGAATATTAACCTGCATGAACAGCCTAATTATAGGATTTATAAATTAATGTAATCATTTTTGCTCATTTATAGTTAGTTATCTATTTTTTATCTATTCTTAATTTATTTTATATTTTCCTTCTAATATTACTATTGTGGTATGTTTAATTCTTTTTTATTCTTATATTAAATTAAAGCTTAGCTTTAATTTATACTTCTCTAACTATAAATAATCAATCTAATATCATTAATATGATGTCTTCTGCTAGTAAAAGAAATGGTACAATAGATAGATATTGCGACAGTTTCGGCGCTAGGAGATAGGCGATAGGTATTAGGAAAAACTAACGCCCAACCCCTATGACCTATCACCTAAAAGTATCGCAATATACCCATAAAAAGACACTGTTTATATTAAGATTTAACTAGCACAATGCGCTAATATAAATAAAACCAAAGAATGAATTCTTCTATATAACACAAATATTAATTTTTTTCTTTTTAATATTGATAATTATTACTATTAATGTTATAATTAAATTAGAAAAGGAAACAAATCACTTATAATCAAATAAATAACTTTTACATCCCTCCCTAAAAATAAATTTAAATTAATCCTAAAAAGGGGGTATAAATAATGAAAGCAACTGGTATCGTGCGTAAAATTGATGATTTGGGTAGAATAGTTATTCCAATTGAACTTAGAAGGACTTTAAATATTGATGTGAAAGATCCTTTAGAGATTTATGTAGATAATGAAAAGGTGATCTTTAAGAAATATGAACCAGCTTGTACCTTCTGTGGTAACGCTGATAATACTATTAATTTTAAAGACAAAATTGTCTGCCATGAATGTCTAGCTAAGATTCATAATCAAGTTGGTTAATATCTAAAAGCCAAAAAGAGAAGTAGATTGTATTAATACAATCTACTTCTCTTTTTATTTTAAATTATATTATTGATCAAATAATCGCAAAAAGGAATCTACTAACTTAGGATCAAAAAAAGCTCCTCTTCTTTAATTCACATAAGATATAACTCAACAAAATAATAGTTATTGCTATAATAAATAGCATTATTAACTCCTCCCCATAAGATTATAGCCACTTATAACAAT
This window contains:
- a CDS encoding AbrB/MazE/SpoVT family DNA-binding domain-containing protein, whose amino-acid sequence is MKATGIVRKIDDLGRIVIPIELRRTLNIDVKDPLEIYVDNEKVIFKKYEPACTFCGNADNTINFKDKIVCHECLAKIHNQVG